The Pseudomonas aeruginosa genome includes the window CGATGTCGAACACGTCGATGCCGGCGAAGCGCTTGAACAGCACACCCTTGCCTTCCATCACCGGCTTGGAGGCCAGCGGGCCGAGGTTACCCAGGCCGAGAATCGCGGTGCCGTCGGAAATCACTGCCACCAGGTTGCCCTTGCCGGTGTACTGGTAGGCCAGCTCGGCATCGCGGGCGATTTCACGCACCGGCTCGGCGACACCCGGGCTGTAGGCCAGGGACAGGTCCCGGGCGGTAGCGGTGGGTTTGGTCAGCTCGACACTCAGTTTTCCCGGACGGGGTTGTGCGTGATATTCGAGGGCAGCGGTTTTAAGATCGGACATTTGGGCACTTCCGCTTTATTGCTTGTTGGACAGACGGGGCGACCGAGCATACGCAAGAAGACGACGCCCCACAAGATCGTCAGGACCCGGCTGTCAAGACCTCTAGCGTACGACTTTAAGCCAATCGCCCGGACGGGGTTCACCGCTCGGATAAAGGTCATTCAGCAGACGCAGACGAGCCACGGAGTCACTCAATGACCCCTCGCCGCCAGCCGCCAATTGCTCCAGCGTCTGCCCGCCTTGACCTGCACCAGGTGCAGGCGTCGCGGCTGCGCCAGGGCCCGCTCCTTGTCGCGCAGCGGACGGAAGCTGCGGATCACGCTGAGGAAGCGGTCGTCCTGGGTCTCCAGGGAACCGACCTTGACCACGCCGACGAACAGGTAGGCGCGGTCGCCCTGGTAGATCACAGCAACCCGTCGCGCCGGGTTGCCTGGCACCACCGCCGTGTAGCCGTTCAGTCCTGCCTGCTTCAGCGACTCTTCCTGGGCCAGCCGTTGCCCGGCGTTCTTGCGCAGGAACTCCGCGGGCGTCAGGCGGGAATCATGGGGCACCAGCTTCATGCCGATGAACGACTGCTCGTCCGCCGGATAGCCAAGCAGGGCACTGGGCTGGTTGAGGATCTTCCAGCCCGCCGGATAGCTCAGGGTGAAGTCCAGCTCGGCATGGTAGAAGTTCTGCCCGCGACGCACCCCGGCCGATGCCGAGTCGCCGAACGGCATGCCTTCCAGATGGCGAAGAAAGACCTCGCGCCCCACTTCCTGCTGTCCGTTGGCCAGTTGCCGGGCCGGGCCGACCACTTCCTGCAGACGCCGGTCGTTGTCCGGATGGGTATCGAACAACCCGTGGTAGCCGCCGGCCTGTACCGCCTGGCCATTGCGCGCAGCCTCTTCGCGAGCGAAGTCCTCCTGGTTCTTCAGCACCCGCACCACCTGGATCATCGCCGTCGGATCGTAGCCGGCGCGGGCCAGGTACTGAGCGCCGAGACCATCGGCTTCCAGTTCCATGTCACGCCCGTAGCCGCGGACGAAGGCCGTGCCGAGCACGTTGGCCAGGTCGCCGGCGGCACCGACCCCGGTGCCGATCGCCACCGCCTGGCCAAGGATGTTCCAGGCGCTGGCCTGGCTCTGCTGGCGCACGCTGTGGCGCGCCGTGACGTGGCCGACCTCATGACCGAGCACCGCGGCCAGTTCGGCCTCGGAGCCAAGGTAGGCGATCAGTCCGCGATGGATATAGATGTAGCCGCCCGGCAGGGCGAAGGCGTTGATGTCCGGCGAATCGATGACGGTGAAATGATATTGCAGATTGCTGCGGTGGCTGCTGCGGGCGACCCGCTCGCCTACCCGTTGCACGTAGGCCTGGAGCTTTTCATCGTTGTAGCGGGGGAACTGCTTGAGGATTTCCTGGTTGTAGCGAGCGCCCATGCCGAGTTCCTGCTGCTCGCTCATCATCACGAAATCGCTCTTGCCGGTGGCCGGGTTCACCGCGCAGCCGCCCAGCGCGCCGACTCCCAGCAACAGCAGCAGGAGCCAGGCGGTCTTCATGGCAACCATTCCAGCATCGCCGGATCGGTCACCGACATCTGCCAGCGCGCCTTGCCGGCCGGCACAGCGCCACGGCGGGAACGATCGACCACCCAGCCACGCACTTCCAGCGAACGTCCCGCCATCTGCATCACCCGTTTCGCATCGAACGCCTTGAGCACCTTCGGCTCGATCCGCAGGACCAGCGGACCGTCCATCTCCAGCCAGATACCGCCCCGGTTGCGTTCGACCTCGAGCACCCGCCCGCGGACCACGGCGAAGCCGCTCTGCGCCAGTCGATCGAGCGAAAGCACCGGCGAACGCTTCCATACACCCAGATTAGCCGAACGCGCTGCACGTTCCGCCGCTTGCTGACAGGCCGTCAGCTCGGTGTTCGGCGCGACCGCCACCAGGTAGCCCAGGCCCTCGCCGAGCAGGCGCGCCTCGAGGTTGGCGCCGCTGGCATCGAACAGGTGCGCCAGGGTCCGCCCGTAGTGATCGCGGGCCTGGCGGCCCGGCTGCAGGGCGAGACGCCCGTCGCTGGCCGATACCAGCGCCTGCAGTCGCTGCTTCGCGGCTTCGGCGAAGGGCTCGGTGGTGCGACCGTTGTGCGCCAGCTCAGGCGCGTTGATACCGATCAGCCGCACGCTGCGGCCATCGCGCAGGCGCACGGTATCGCCGTCCACCACCCGCGCCACCTCGACGTTCTGCAAGGCGCCGGTAGGCCGGCAGGCCTCCGCCGCACCGGCGAAGGCGGAAACCACGGACATGAAAAAGGCGCCCACCAGGGACGCCTTTCTCGGTACAGCGACAAGTAGCATTGCGCGCGTTCGCGGCAAGCGGCTTACTTGGTGGCGCCGAATACGCCGAAACGCTGCTTGAAGCGGTCGATACGGCCGCCGGTGTCCAGCACCTTCTGCTTGCCGGTGTAGAACGGGTGGCATTCGGAGCACACGTCCAGGTGGATCGGCTTGCACAGGGTGGAACGGGTCTTGATGACGTTACCGCAGCTGCAGGTAGCTTCGATAGCTTCGTAAGTCGGATGGATGTCCGCTTTCATGATTCAATCCTCGAGGCGTTGTGTGCCGCCACCCAGCGCGTTTACCAGGCACCGCACGTAATTAAGGGCGTGGATCATACCAGACCGATTCATCTATGCAAGCGACCCCGCCCGCCGGTCGTCTGCTAACATCGCCGGCCCAGTCCTCGTTTCCTTCATCCCCGGAAGCCGCTGAGTGTCAGACCTGATCCTACGCCTAGCCCTGCCTTCGCCACTCCGCCGCCTGTTCGACTACCGCGCGCCCCGCGGCATTCCGCGCAGCGCCCTACAGCCGGGGATTCGCCTGCTGCTGCCGTTCGGGCGCCGGGAGCTGGTTGGCGTTCTGATAGAGGTGACGGACCGTTCCGAAGTACCCGAAGACAAGCTCAAGCCTGCCCTCAGGGTACTCGACGCCAAGCCGCCGATGCCGGCGCACCTGCTCGAACTCTGTCGCTGGACCGCCCAGTACTACCAGCACAGCCTCGGCGACACCCTGTCCTGGGCGCTGCCCAACCTGTTGCGCCAGGGCGAGCCGGCCGAGGCGCGCCAGCAGCGCTTCTGGCATGCCACCGCGCAATCCAGCCTCGACGATCCGCGCCTGGCCCGGGCGCCGCGCCAGCGCCAGGCCCTGGCGATTCTCAAGCAGCATCCGCACGGGGTGTCCCATGAGTTGCTGAACCAGTTGCAGATAAACAAGGACAGCCTCGACCTGCTCAAGGAAAAAGGCTTGGTCGAACTGGAGGTGCGGCGCCACAGCACCCCGCCGCGCGAAGGCGGCTGGCTGGCCCAGGCGGAGTTGCCGCTGAACCCCGAGCAGCGCGCCGCCTTCGAGGCGGTTCGCGCCAGCCACGGCGGTTTCCATTGCTTCCTGCTGGCCGGGGTCACCGGCAGCGGCAAGACCGAGGTCTACCTGCAACTGATCCGCGAAACCCTGGCCGCAGGCCGCCAGGCCTTGGTGCTGATTCCCGAGATCAACCTGGGGCCGCAGACCCTGGCGCGTTTCGAACGCCGCTTCAACGCGCGCATCGCCCTGCTGCATTCGGCCCTGACCGACC containing:
- a CDS encoding thermonuclease family protein, producing the protein MGAFFMSVVSAFAGAAEACRPTGALQNVEVARVVDGDTVRLRDGRSVRLIGINAPELAHNGRTTEPFAEAAKQRLQALVSASDGRLALQPGRQARDHYGRTLAHLFDASGANLEARLLGEGLGYLVAVAPNTELTACQQAAERAARSANLGVWKRSPVLSLDRLAQSGFAVVRGRVLEVERNRGGIWLEMDGPLVLRIEPKVLKAFDAKRVMQMAGRSLEVRGWVVDRSRRGAVPAGKARWQMSVTDPAMLEWLP
- the rpmE gene encoding 50S ribosomal protein L31; amino-acid sequence: MKADIHPTYEAIEATCSCGNVIKTRSTLCKPIHLDVCSECHPFYTGKQKVLDTGGRIDRFKQRFGVFGATK